Proteins encoded in a region of the Euleptes europaea isolate rEulEur1 chromosome 3, rEulEur1.hap1, whole genome shotgun sequence genome:
- the TMEM19 gene encoding transmembrane protein 19: MPFYSWDDLYKQYLKMITNIIILSVLICISLSFWIVSMTASTYYGALRPISPCRWLFSILIPLMIASRGFKKKSLDHGGAIGGLLVGFILTVANYSFFTALLMFFITSSKLTKWKGEVKKKIDSEYKEGGQRNWVQVFCNGGVPAELALLYMIENGPGEIPIDFSKQYTASWMCLSLLGALASCAGDTWASEIGTVMSHEPRLITTWEKVPVGTNGGVTVVGLISSLLGGTSVGVAYFISQLLFVNDLDMSAPQWPIIVFGGIAGLLGSMIDSYLGATMQYSGLDTRTGMVISHQTEDTKHISGKPILDNNAVNLFSSVVVALLLPGLAWGFWPRG; encoded by the exons ATGCCATTTTATTCGTGGGACGATCTCtacaaacaatatttaaaaatgaTAACAAATATTATCATCTTGAGTGTACTTATTTGTATTTCTTTATCGTTTTGGATTGTGTCCATGACTGCGAGCACCTATTATG GTGCTTTACGCCCTATTTCTCCATGTCGCTGGTTGTTTTCAATTCTAATTCCACTAATGATTGCTTCACGTGGATTTAAGAAGAAAAGTCTAGATCATGGTGGAGCAATAGGAG GTTTATTAGTTGGATTTATTCTTACTGTTGCAAATTACAGCTTTTTCACTGCCTTGCTCATGTTTTTCATTACATCCTCTAAACTTACGAAGTGGAAAggagaagtaaaaaagaaaatagattctgAATACAAAGAAG GTGGACAGAGAAATTGGGTGCAAGTTTTCTGCAATGGTGGTGTACCTGCAGAATTGGCACTACTGTACATGATTGAAAATGGACCTGGTGAAATTCCAATTGACTTTTCCAAACAGTATACAGCATCCTGGATGTGTCTGTCTTTGCTGGGTGCTTTGGCCTCCTGTGCTGGGGACACATGGGCCTCAGAGATTGGTACAGTCATGAGTCATGAACCCCGGTTAATAACAACCTGGGAAAAGGTTCCAGTAG GTACCAACGGTGGTGTCACTGTAGTTGGCCTAATCTCAAGCCTGCTTGGGGGCACATCAGTAGGAGTGGCTTACTTCATTTCTCAGTTGCTCTTTGTGAATGATCTGGATATGTCTGCTCCACAATGGCCAATTATTGTGTTTGGTGGAATAGCTGGCTTACTGGGATCAATGATTGATTCTTACTTGGGAGCCACCATGCAATACAGTG gtTTAGATACTCGCACTGGAATGGTTATCAGCCATCAGACAGAAGACACAAAGCATATATCTGGAAAACCTATTCTAGATAACAATGCAGTGAATCTTTTTTCCTCTGTAGTTGTTGCTTTGTTGTTGCCTGGTCTGGCATGGGGTTTTTGGCCAAGAGGGTAA